The sequence TTGGAAAAAATTAATATTTCATTTGTCTCTCAATACATGTAATTTAagttattgataaaaaaaataagataaaaaaaaaaatttaattaatatattttgatCTAAATTAGACATAAAAATCGTTTATTTTGagataaaataaaaaatttataaaCATATATATTGAGAGATGGAGTAATAATTAATGTGGCACACTAGCTATTGTTTGGTCCAAAGCATTTCTCTTTTATTTATGAGAGGTGAAGCACAATTATAATGTaatgaaaaaataataattaatgtgAAAATGGATCGATCCAGTCTGTTGGATTCAAGTTTAGATAGATGAAACAGGCTCCTAAATAAATGTACGTATATAGTATATGTCATATTGAACCAGTTTGATCTGGGGTTGATGAAAATGCTTCAATTCAAGAAATTGATTTTAATAGGCTCTAGACAGACAAAactcagcaatatatatatatatatatatagtatccaTTTTTTTAATTTGTGAGGTCTATATATGTTTAATTTGTTGCGTAACGGTGTGAAAGTAATGCCATGCCTTTCATATATGCATGCATGATTTGGTAAACTGTTGCTCGGCCACCTAATAACTAATTAGCTGATAACCTTGTTATCAGAAAGTGATCGATGTTTTAAATCGTGTAAATATTTTATGCTTCACCTTTCTTATTTCCTCCGTCTCAAAATAGAAAATACATGATGTTTTAAATTTTTTAGATTCATTCAAATAAATGTATATTTAGTAAAAATTTATTTGAATGAATCTAAAAATACAAAACATCATGTATTTTGAGACGGAAGTAGTATAAAATTTTCGATTCGACTCATTGAACTGCCCCAAGCGATTCGAACGGCTTGATGAAAGCACTGTCAATTTCATATAGAAGTTTCACTCGTTCGCTAGTTTATTTGAAACTTATAAATTCTATACTATTACCGTTGATGTTTTCTCTATGTAATTATGGAGAAAACATAATGTATTTTATGACGGAAGGATTAGTAGTTTTTAGTCTTGTGTCATGTCAATGaaatttattaaattaatagtattatatatatatggagtGTGTTGATGCCGTAAGATTACCAATATATGTGATCTGTTGTAGTGTTGAAATATATCTAATTAAACGGCTTTCAATTTTCCCTCCATTGAAAAAGACTTTAGAGATGAGGAGATTCTGTGTATGTAGGCCAGTCAATATGATAGCGTAATGAGCCATTGAAAATAAAATGGATAAAGCATGACGCTAGCTAGGAGGCTTAATCCCGGAGTTTCGCGTTAATCGACACAATTTCGACTCATCCATTATTTTTAATAACTAATAAAATTTACTCTTTATATAAAAAGGCATATCTATAtagattttttatatttttcttcaaAAGTATATTGTAAGCGATCGATTTCGAAAGTCAtagaaattataattaaataaattcGTGTCAAGTTGATTCATAATGGGGTAAACCTATCACGATGAAATTTTATTTATTTCTAAAGCTCTAATTGAAATCTATAATCAaggataaaaaataaaaaatatttgaAAGTAGGATACAAAaagtataaaaaataaaaaatatttgaAAGTAGACTACATGCAAGGTTGAAAACAGTATCATGACGAGAAGGAAATATTAATTTGTAGATATGATATGGTTGCGTAATCGTAGTTGTGATTAGAGACAATAAATAGCGGCCGTTTAAGGTTTACATATGACTCTGTTAAAGCATATATATAGAGAGACCACTGAATGAAACATTTTAATACTTACTTTAACGCAATTATTTAATTTCTTGGCAACGTGCTCATTTAATTGGCTTTcttaattattagtatcataataataTTCTGAatggataaaaagaaaaatataccaACTTTCTGtctcaaaataaatataaatttttcgaTGCAATTTATATGTAAAAATTTGCATACGAAAATAACGAATTTGCATACGAAATAACGAATTAATATAGGAAGAGACAAGCTTTATCATGCCAAGTCATGCAACCAGGTTCTTATCTGGTTTTATTAATTGATCTTGTCAATTTCATGCACAATCTACGTGGGACAAATTATGTATTATCCATGAAGTGCCTAAACATTTTTTTAGCATAAACATCTTTTCCCAATTGATTAGCTAGATCTTCAAAGTTATTTTTCAAGTTGCAAAAAGTTAATAGGATAAAATTAATGGAAAAACTTCTCTCTTGTTATAACAGTTGGGTATAAAATCAGCTATCATTAAAATTTTGAAAAAACTGTAATTAAATGTGCTcttaaataaaaaaattttaaaaataaacaatttacatgtatcaatATTTTAATGATGGTTGATTTTAGATACCAAAAGTTTTTGCCAAAATTAATATTCAATTCTCTAAGTACTAAATAGTTGATTGGTTAAAGTATATTTAGCTTACCTACAAAAAAGTATATTTAGCCAATAATTGatataaaaaaatgaaataaaGTTAAGGTGGAGTGGAGATGAGATGAGAATTAATATGAGTTCTAAATTCTTTCAAGAATAAAGAAAAACAACAGTTATGGTACGATTTCAGGAAAATACATATTTACAAGTGAACAACTTTAAATTAGTGTAAAAATGTGGAGATCTATAACATTTTACAAAAAAAATTTAACGAAACAAGGTTATTATTTGATTGATATATGATTATAGATTAAATTTGATCTTGACACCGGATAAGTTTCTTAATATTAGGAGGTTATTAATATATATGGAATATTATTTTACTCATGTTCTATTgtctattaataattactatttccGTCTCGATAAAAATAAGATTCAATAGAACACGATTGTCGAGACATACAAAGATCGATTTGACATCTAAATGCTCCATCTAAATTCTAATACATGTTTGAATAACCATTAACATAGATCCTAAACCCATAAGATATCATCATTATATATTTCAGAGTGAAAAAGTTATAGGATATCGGGCCTGAAACTTGAGAGGCTGTATGCCTGACAATTTCATGCGTGGGCCTGGCCGATATATACTTTTTCTTAGAAGGGAAACGGAAAACACCCATCCATATGATCCATCCAACTAGTCGATTGAAGAGAAATTCCAAGTGTTTAGATGAGTGTTTCATGCCACGTTGAGGGTTAAAATGGCATGGACACAAATTCCTCCATAGTTAGTCATTCATAATTTTATTTTAAAGCAAAGTTGTTATGTGGAGTGTATTGAAAACTATTACAAACTTTTCCCAAAATTAAGACTCTTGATCCATCAACAACATACTTGCCAAACGAAGATACGTATTCACTAGCGCCAGCTTATTGTATTGTATTGCATATTATGTGGTaatgatacataaaaaaaaaactaaaataagaTAAAATTAATTGGAcctataaataaaattaaaaaatcaacaaaactaaaaactaattaaaccaTATAAAAAAAacgatgcaaaaaaaaaaaaaaaaagatagagcAAAAGCTTAGAGCCTTCTCCAAAGTTTGTTCTATTTGCTATAAAATTGAAGAATGGAGCAGGCTTTTGATTTAAGGGAATGCTTCATATATTATTTTTTTCAATAATTTACAGATGATTTTAGAGAAAGTGAATAATGATGTTTCAAATATAAAACATGTTAatgttttattttaattttcttaGACCATCTCTAAGGGTTTTTATATTTTTTCCTCTAAAATCCACTTTATCATTCAATCATTACAATATTATAATACAATACTCTTCCTTCAAATTTTATCTCCTCCAACCCATATCCTTCAAATTATAGAGCAAGGATTATCGTGTTATTATAGAAAGCAATAACCGTAGATGTAATTTTTGAAACCTCACATTAtgtttattcatacatataaattttCTAATCTTAATAtaatttagattaattaataaTTTAGATTAATTAATAGGATAATTTAATTCTTCAacgataaataatattttaaacaATTTGTTTTATAATTCTACTAAATAGTGACATATTTAAAATAGTGAttattattgatgaaataaaatgTTACGAGTATTCTACTATAGCAACAACAATAATAGCTTAATTCATAAAATTACTACATTGTTCCCATAAATCTTCGATTAAGACGTTAGGAGGTTCAAAATGAGATTCTCTATGTCTTATTTTTCTATGTCATGCAAGAAATTGTTCACATTGGGTCGTCGGATTAGTAACCATCTCAACATCAGGGATCGATACTTCCCTCTCTTGAACGATAACGGCTTCTAAATCACGCTCATCCCAACAATCATATTGTGCATTATAATGCATGATGTCATTATATCCTGCAAAACCCGATTACTCCACATGCGTGTTGGGCCCTTAACAATAGTAATTTGTGAGTGAAAAACACCAAATGCGCGCTCCACATCTTTCCAGCAAGCCTCTTGTTTTGCTGCGAataacctttttttttttaacctCGAGGGCCTCAAAGTTCCCATTTTTTTTTATGTATGGATAATCTGTCTTGGTTTACCAAACAATTCATAACAAATTCAAATCAACTTCGAAAATTCCCAAACCACCTTTATTCTACTCACAATTTATATATCTATCTTTCTCATTTTATAGTCTTCACAAAACAGAGCTTTAAAGTTTCGATTTTTTCTATGTATTGGTTATGTGCCCAGATTCATCAAAAAATTTATAACAAATTCAAATCAACTCCAAAATTCCTCAAACTACCTTCATTCTACTCATAATGTATATATCTATCTTTCTGATTTTATAGTCTTCACCAAATTCGTTCTCAAATTAGAGATACAGAGTGTCAAAATTGATTACGTAATTTATTGGGATGTATAAATTGGGATGAAAGTGTAATTTGTTATAAGTTGAATGACTGAAAAATTTACAAATGAAACATGAATAATGATGCTCTATATTTGGAGCATTAGTATTCATTTCCTCTAAAATCATTAGTCAATGATTGGAAAAAATAGAAAATAGAACAAGCTTTAGGATCAAAACATGCTTCATTCTCCATTTTTTTTGGCAAATGAAGCATGCCTTTGGAGAAGGCCTTTAGTCTTTCAACTTCATAATAAATGGGGGTAGTCGAATTGGAGAAGGAGAACACAAAAAATCGAAACTTTGAGGCCATGTACCTCTCAATCGAGAATGAATTTGGTGAAGACTATTAAAGGAGAAAGATAGATATGATGATTTCGAGTAGAATGAAGGTGGTTTGGGAAATTTCGAGTTGATTTGAAGTTGTTATGAATTGTTTAGTAAATGTGGGTAAAGAAcccatacattgaaaagatcagaGCTTTGATGCTCTGTACCACTCAATTGAGAACGGATTTGGTGAAGGCTATTAAAGGagaaatatagatatataaattgagagtagaatttgaaattgatttgaattTGTTATGTATTGTTTAGTAAATCTGAGCATAGAACCCATACATTGATAAAATCGAAACTTTAAGGCTCTATACCTCTCGATGGAGAACAAATTTGGTGATGGGTATTAGAGGAAAAAGATAGATATGGAAATCTCTGAGTATGATAAAGGTAGTTTATAAATTTTCAGATTTAATTTGAATTTGTTATGAATTGTTTAGTAAATCTGGACATATAACCCATATATACATTGAAAAGATCGGAACGTTAAGACTTGGTACCTCTAAATTGTGGATGAATTTGGTGATACCTATTAGAGGATACCTATTAGAGGAAATAAATAGATGTGGAAATCATAAATAGTACGAAGGTTGTTTAGAAATTTTCAAATTTAATTGGAATTTGTTATGAATTTTTTAATGAATCCGGGATTGAGAAGTCATGAATAAGAGTGGCGTGTCTATGTTTTTGTTTCCCTCATACGATATGAATTTGTTAATTAATGAAGTAATCTCAATAGTTGGAGAGTTTTTATGGAATTCCATATTTTtttaactaattaatataataaaacttaataattaataatttaaaaataaactAATACTAAAATTTATAAGAAATATGGCATAACACTAGATAACACAAacatatttacaagaaatattggATAATAGTAaatttaataaaaattaataatttattagAAATATtgcataatactaaaattaatgtcaTGGTATTCAAAGGAAAATGAAATGGCCACAACATTGACATAAAATCATTCGAGAATTCAAGACATTAATTTAATATTATCTAAATGGAGTAATTAAAATCATCATTGTCCTCTAATGATTGGTAATATGGGGTAAATTGTGATCCCCTATCATGTGCTCTTACTACCAACTCTTGTTTTGCTTGCGACAATTCTGTGGTACCAATTTTGAAGAATCGGATCCAACATTCTTTGATAAGATTATGTTCTCTTCATGTGCTTTTCTAAACTTATTTTTCTTGTATTATGATGCTCTTTCAACCTTCAGAGTTCAATATTTTCTTCGAGCAAATGTTTATTTTTGTTCGATACTTGACTTTCTTTAACCATATCTAATATTTTCCTGCCATCTACTTTCATGGAAGCAAACATTTCCATCGCTTTctcattttgtatttttttttcattttctcctTATTTCTCCCAGAAGGTCGACTAAGTACATAGATGCTTATTTGCTCTTTAGATTCAAAATTGTCATTCAAGTTGATGGAAAATGACGACATACCTAGAGAATAGAAAGGGCCAGATCCACATTGAATATCATCGAACTGAATTCGCTTTTTGAAGTTGGAGTAATGTTATCTAGTTTAAATTTTTTCGCATCTTTCAAAATGGGCCATACATGATCAAATTTTAAACCATTCTTATATTTAGGCTTGGAGTCATTTGCCAGCAATTGTTCGGCTCGAATTAACTAAAAAAAATCATAAAAGAGATTGAAAttcatatattttaataataaataattatttaagCATTATATGATGGTACTTTTAACGAATACTCACAACATTTAGGAAGCGCCACTGATTTTCAAACTTTTATTTGTCAAACACAACCTCTAAATTTAGTTACCGCTGAATTAATCGTATACCATCTACATTAAACATATTTTTTTGACTTCGAACTTAGCGCATTATTAAATGAAACCTTGATCCGTGCCCAAATTTATCGACTCTTTGATTTGTACCTGTAATTATATTTTGAGATATATCTAGAAACGTATGAGATATAGCTTTATCTTCCTTGATGATAAACCCAACACCTCTAAACTGTTGAAGTTGCACAAATTTTTTTAGTGAGAATGTAACTACAAGAAGAAATATGTGAAAGAAGAATCATGTTCTATATATAGAAGACATAAGAAAATTTGTAGATAAGAAATATAATCCAATGATCGTCATCAAATCAAAATCAAATTCGAAGGATGGCTTATTATTCATAATCGTCTTCACTCCAATTTATTGTTGGCTCATTGAGGAATGAATGTCGACCCTATTGGAGAAGAAAAATATCCTGCATTTGTGCGTGATTGGCCCAACTCATGGCCATTCTGGTTTATTACTTTTGCAGGAAACCTACCGACCAATTTCTTTTAGGAGGCGGCCTCATCTTGGTTAAAAGATTGGAGTACATGCTCCTCTTTAGATCGCATTGGTCATTAGATAAATATTCATTTCTTAGTTGATGTTTGGACAGTGTGGATTCTTCGAAACAAGGAGGTTTTAAGTGGTGAGATCGTACCTTATGTAGCACATGAACGATTTTTTTGGAGAACTCTTGTCAGATTGTGTGAAATGTTATTCAACGCCCATTCTCGGCGTACTTGCCGTTTTTTGTTGGACTCTTGGTGACTTCATATGTTTAAATGTCGTTGAAAGCTATATGGGAAATCCAGGCCCTCCTGGAGTTGGAGGCGTTTTTCGAAATTCGTCCGGTAATTGGCTTTGTGGTTTCTTAGGCGTTATTGAGACTCATTTTAATCTTATGGCGGAATTATTAGCTTTATTTCATGGTCTGAAGTTGGCTTGGGATTTGAAGTATCGACAACTTACTGCTTTCACCGACTCAATGGATGCTCTCCATACTCTTAAGCTTAATAATCGGCGCCATCACTCTTACGTTGCTTTCATTTGTGATATTCGATGTCTTTTAAATCGGGAATGACAAGTTTCATAACATCACACTCTTCGAGAAAGAAATCAACTTGCTTACTTACTTGCAAAGAAAGGAAGTTTTGAACGTGTTCATTGGACTCCCTTCGAATCACCACCCGTAGAAATTTGTTAGACAATTCTAGTTGATATGGTTAGAGTTTGCTTTATTAGGGACTAGCTCtctattttctttctttctttccgttTCTTAGATTGCTGATGCATAAAAAATAGTCTTAATTTTGAAGTTTGTATCATATAAATTAAAAAATATTCATAACAAAAATAAACCGTATATTTAAAAAATGGGTTGttcaactaataataatattaataaaatcttATTCATCAAACTTATTTCCAAATAAAATTCCTAACCAAATTTACTTTAGGTTCATTGTTATTTAAACTATATACAATGTACCTCCTAAAAATATGGTCATAAATGATTTTCCTAAATTTCATGTAATTTACTCTCCATAAACTACTTTTTTTTTGGTTAGCAGTAATTTTATTTGCATACAATCAGAATTCATACATCTTAAGataccttaaaactatttatatgtAAGGCATACAAGTAAACTATAACCTCCAATTACTAGGTAAACTACTAACAACTTGATTAGAGTTTGCTGTAGATAACAAAATTGCTTCCCGAATCCTTTCAATTACATGTTTCGTGCTCCCATTCACATCCTTAAAAAAAAATAGAATTTCTCTCTAGCCAAATAAAGTATACCACAACAGCAAATAATATGTGTCGAAGGATAGCTTGACGAAACTTTCCCACAGCCTTCATGGCGAACCAGTTAAGCTCCCAATACCATCTCCTAGGTTCTCGAAAAATACCACACTGCGGCATTATACTTCTCCACACAGCCTTCGAAAAAACAAACTCAAAGAACAAATGTTGCTAATGACTCCTGAAAATCACCACAAAAACAACAAGATAAATTCAAGCTAATACCCCAACTAAATAATCTCTGCTTCACAGCCAATCTATTATTTGCAGCAAGCCATAATATAAAAATGAGCCTCGAATACACCACTTTACTCCAAAATAAATCACGCCAAAAAACTTTCTCTCTTCTATTTCTAATTGCATCATATCTAAAGGAAATAGAATATTTACCTGAAGCGTTATAATTCCATCTAATCTCATCGTCTTGACCAAATAGGAATTGTACTGATCTGACCAGAGACCAAGCATGCGCCATATCAGCTGTCATTAGACTAGGCAGTATCCACTCTCCATTCTCCCAAACATCAGCCACCTTAACATCTCGTTCAATCCCAGCTTCTAGGAAAGACAAGTTAGGAAATAAGTCACGAAGCACCATTCTATTGACCCATGGATCAAACCAGAACGATGCCATCTTCTACTCTCCCAACCGACATTGGTAAAACGGTAGAAATACTTTACGAAGTTTCAGCAAATTATTCCAGGCTACACTCGTATCAGGAGGCTTACGAACCCCTCAATAACTAAGCTTCGATAATCTGGTCTCAGTCACCCATTTAGCCCATAAAGAAAACTTATCACACAAAATCTTCCAAATTAGCTTGCCAATAGCCGCTTTATTCCAAGATTCCAAATCAAATATGTCCACTCCACCTTCTTGCTTAGGACAAAAAACATTCATCCAAGCAATAAGACTCTTGTTAGAGTTTTCTACTCCCGAACACAAGAACGGTCGACATTTACTATCTATCAATTTCACCACAGATTtcgaaaataagaaagaaagacACCAGTACACTTGCATATGGCGTAACACAGATCGAATAAGTTGTACCAGCATAAAACAATGACTTTGTAGCCCATCCAGCCAGTCTTATAGACACTTTTTCTATCAGCTCAACACATGTTCTTTTTTCGACCGAGTAGAAATAAGAAGAACCTCAAGTATATAACTGGTAAACAGCCCTTTTCATGTATATTTTAATTTACTTATGGATATAAATCAATCATTTTTTAAGGAGCCTTCCATTATAAGTGCCATCCATTCTCAGATATTTTGGTCGGTCTGctctataatttatttatttttataataggCTCATCTCTTTTGTCGTATATTTTATGTAGTTCTTTTGCCATATCCTATGTCTATCAACCTATTTTAATGATGCTGATTAAGAATATTTGATTTCATtaattataatagtattatttattCAAATAAATATGGATTCCTAACTTTCATTTTTCGCTTTCTTTGAGTTTCCAGGATTTTGACAAATTTTTTAACCAacttccattttttttcttttaaattctCTTTGTTTGATTCGAGGCCCTTCGTTGAGTTTGTTGTATATTTTTGTAGTTTTTTGCCATATTCTATATCTATCAACCTATTTTAATGATGCTAATTAAGAATATTTGATTTCATtgattataatagtattatttattCAAATAAATATGGATTCCTAACTTTCATTTTTCGCTTTCTTGAGTTTTTAGGATTTTGGCAAATTTCTTAACCAacttcctttttttttttctttcaaattcTCTTTGTTTGATTCTAGACCATTCGTTGAGTTGGTTTTTCCAAGCAgattcaatttatttatttattataatgttATTTTTAGATTTTGTTTTTCTAGATTTTGCTTTATGATATACTAGTATTTGGGCCCGAATTATAAATATCTTTAAATTTATCTTTAGTTATTTATTTTAGATTTAGAAAATATTATGGTTTCGAATTGTATAACATATgagattatttaatatataatacaaattTTGAATTATTTAAAGGTGTAATATAATTTTTTGAAGTAATGAGTATGTTAGATAGAAAAAAAAACTAAAGAAAATAATATCaggatattttaaacatataatgAAAGAGAATATGATTTCTACATGGTTAAAGATAAAAATCATGAATAGTACTAAAACATATATAGATGAAATTTTTTGTCATTTCCTTAAGTTTAAAAGAAATATATTCTATATAAATTATTGTGAGTTTCCATATTAAAATGACAaaaatatagattaatattttgaaAATAAATTTAAACAAATATTTTGAAagtaaaaattatattatatatattttgcatTAAAGTGCTatcaatttcaaattaaaattttttattTGATTTGAACATATTGAGACGGTGAAAAAAAATACATTGAAgatacaaataaatataatataacttacTATTATATAAGAAAATTATAAtgctgtttttattttattttttaaatataaaaataaattcaGATATTTTTTTTAAATGTATACGATAACATCATGTAGAATAATAAGGTGAAATCGAAtaaatttttaaataatattaaataaatttaatattacaaATCAATAGActtagaatattatatatatatatatttttgatgtaAAGATATAGAATATTATATTATAGTCATATATATATGGCCCTTTTAATTTGTTAAAATTTTTCATTTAGtccttaaatttttttatttttaaattaattttttgtttaattttggataatatatttaatttatgagAATTAATATGAGATTGACATGTGATAAACTTACCTTAAATTGAGCTTTGTTTTGTATAACTAAATAGGTTGATTAGGAACGGTTCCCGTTCCCGTGGCCGTCTTTGGTGATGGTTGGTTGGATATGATCAAGTTTATGGtatataataaatttttaatcgcaTGCTCATCCATACATTATATGTGCCCAGATATATTAATCTCTACAAAGTCTTAATTATTCACATTACAAAATGCCACAGAAACAAAAAATTACAAATATCCTTATTTAATTTACAACCCCGACGCCAACACTACTAAAAAACTCTTCATTATCCTGATGCTCGTCTTCTCCAAAGTCAAATACAGTATTATTCTGGAAACATATTGGTGCACAAAAAACACATGTAGGAAGTTTTTCAGAAAATAATAGCTTCATTATTGAACAAAGAACATGTAATTTGAAATGTACATACTCGCTGAAGTTATCTTGTTTGTGCCTCTGTTTGTCCAATGCCGAAGTTATATTTAGGCTTGGAGAGCAAGCGCCAAGCTATATTTCATGTTCAACTTAAAAATGGAAGCCTTAATTACTCTAAAAGGGAAACAaaattacaaaagaaagaaataactcATCAATCTTCACGAGCATAAGCCCTCTACCAATTGTTCGATACATCTCCTTATTCATGTTTCCCATTTTCTCCACTTTGATCCCTGTGTTTTTTTCTTGAGACTCTAGCATCCCTGTCAGTATCTCTGCTAGGAAAGACTTTGTTACCAGTCGTGGCCTTGATCATTGGCTCAAATTGGTCTAGTTTCTCCTAATCATTTTTCTAAAACTCTAATTTGCACTTAAATATTTGCAGAAATAGCATCAGTTAAGAAAGATCCAACAAATTATTTATTACAGTGACTATAAATATGTAGTAGAAATATTTTGAACAATATTCGAAAGTTATTTATTCATTTGATGTCcaaagaatcaaaatttgatatgtAGCATTTTTGTTCCCATTTAAAATTAAATAGATCTGTTGACTCACTTGACCATCATAAGATAAGATAGGATACTCTGAACTCAACTATAAATATTTAATCCTCCTTGAGAGATTGATAATGTTAATTAAGCGAATCAATGGCTCGTCTACGTAGGCCTCTTCTGTAATTTCTCATTTGCACACTGCTTATGATCACCAATTACCAAACAACAGCGGAAGAGAGTCGAAAGGTTTATATATCTATACGGATTTCATACTTTTAAAAACCATGTCTTTGATTATATATATCAAGGTTGACTTGTTACATACTGTAAATTTCTTATTTGAACTGAAATTCTTATTAAAATGATAACCCCATCTATATAAATGACGTATACATTTTGACATGTCTGGCAGATTTACATTGTTTATATGGGCGAACGACCAACAAATATGTTAGAAACTTCAACGGTCTCTCGGCATATGAACATCCTACAAAATATTATTGGCAGGTTAAATACATAAATCCTGATCAATTTTTTTATGTAATCTAAGCCTTATGAACGTATATTAAAAATAACTCTTGGCATTTTCGAAATGATTTATGAGATTTTTTTTTGCAGTCATTTTTCTACGGAAGCGCACCTGATCCACAGCTTTCATAAAAGTTTTGATGGATTTGTGGTTAAGTTGACCGAAAAGGAAGCAGAATTACTAAGAGGTGAGTAAATATTCTGATTTCCTTCTCTTTCTGACTTCCTTTTTCATTTTGCACGGTCGAATGGTTACATTCAAATATTATACATTGTCTAATGATCATATTAATTAATTTATGAAAAATCAGGAGC comes from Rutidosis leptorrhynchoides isolate AG116_Rl617_1_P2 unplaced genomic scaffold, CSIRO_AGI_Rlap_v1 contig299, whole genome shotgun sequence and encodes:
- the LOC139882677 gene encoding uncharacterized protein, translated to MNDFFGELLSDCVKCYSTPILGVLAVFCWTLGDFICLNVVESYMGNPGPPGVGGVFRNSSGNWLCGFLGVIETHFNLMAELLALFHGLKLAWDLKYRQLTAFTDSMDALHTLKLNNRRHHSYVAFICDIRCLLNRE
- the LOC139882678 gene encoding uncharacterized protein, whose translation is MASFWFDPWVNRMVLRDLFPNLSFLEAGIERDVKVADVWENGEWILPSLMTADMAHAWSLVRSVQFLFGQDDEIRWNYNASGKYSISFRYDAIRNRREKVFWRDLFWSKVVYSRLIFILWLAANNRLAVKQRLFSWGISLNLSCCFCGDFQESLATFVL